Proteins co-encoded in one Streptomyces sp. JH34 genomic window:
- a CDS encoding amino acid deaminase/aldolase, translated as MTVRTADRSRYDRATAHLDAPVAVVDLEAFDANADDLVRRAGGKPVRVASKSVRCRALLERVLARPGFAGVMSFTLAESLWLARAGFDDVLLAYPSADRSAYAELAADPKLAAAVTVMVDDHAQLEFIDAARAGGTEEIRVCLELDTSLRLLGGRVRIGALRSPLRSPAQLAEVARSVERRPGFRLVGLMAYEGHVAGVGDSVAGRPFRSGAVRLMQAAARRELAVRRAEVVRAVRAVAPGLEFVNGGGTGSVQHTAAESAVTEIAAGSGLYVPRLFDNYTSFTGRPAALFAQPVVRRPGVGVVTVLGGGYPASGAAGADRLPVPYLPEGLRYDPQEGPGEVQTPLLGSPADDLLIGDKVWFRHAKAGELCERFDELRLIEGDRVTATVPTYRGEGRTFL; from the coding sequence ATGACTGTCCGCACCGCTGACCGGAGCCGCTACGACCGGGCCACCGCCCACCTCGACGCGCCGGTGGCCGTCGTCGACCTGGAGGCGTTCGACGCCAACGCCGACGATCTGGTGCGCCGGGCGGGCGGGAAGCCCGTCCGCGTGGCGAGCAAGTCGGTGCGCTGCCGGGCGCTGCTGGAGCGGGTGCTCGCGCGTCCGGGTTTCGCCGGGGTCATGTCGTTCACCCTCGCGGAGTCGTTGTGGCTGGCCCGCGCCGGATTCGACGACGTCCTGCTGGCCTACCCGTCGGCCGACCGGTCCGCGTACGCGGAGCTGGCGGCCGACCCGAAACTGGCCGCCGCGGTGACCGTGATGGTGGACGACCACGCGCAGCTGGAGTTCATCGACGCGGCGCGGGCCGGCGGTACCGAGGAGATCCGGGTCTGTCTGGAGCTGGACACCTCGCTGCGGCTGCTCGGCGGCCGGGTCAGGATCGGCGCGCTGCGCTCCCCGCTCCGCTCCCCCGCGCAACTGGCCGAGGTGGCCCGCTCGGTGGAGCGCAGGCCGGGTTTCCGGCTGGTGGGACTGATGGCGTACGAGGGACACGTCGCCGGTGTGGGCGACTCGGTGGCCGGGCGCCCGTTCAGGTCCGGCGCGGTCCGGCTGATGCAGGCGGCGGCCCGCAGGGAGCTGGCGGTCCGGCGCGCGGAGGTGGTGCGGGCGGTCCGCGCCGTGGCGCCCGGCCTGGAGTTCGTGAACGGGGGCGGCACCGGCAGCGTGCAGCACACCGCCGCCGAGTCCGCGGTGACGGAGATCGCTGCGGGGTCCGGGCTCTACGTGCCGAGGCTGTTCGACAACTACACCTCGTTCACGGGGCGTCCGGCGGCGCTCTTCGCCCAGCCCGTGGTGCGGCGGCCGGGCGTGGGTGTGGTGACCGTGCTCGGCGGGGGGTATCCGGCGTCCGGGGCGGCGGGCGCGGACCGTCTGCCGGTGCCGTATCTGCCCGAGGGACTGCGCTACGACCCGCAGGAGGGCCCGGGCGAGGTCCAGACGCCGCTGCTGGGCTCTCCGGCGGACGATCTGCTGATCGGGGACAAGGTGTGGTTCCGGCACGCCAAGGCCGGGGAGCTCTGCGAACGCTTCGACGAGCTGCGGCTGATCGAGGGTGACCGGGTCACCGCCACCGTTCCGACGTACCGCGGTGAGGGCCGCACCTTCCTCTAG
- the mycP gene encoding type VII secretion-associated serine protease mycosin, with amino-acid sequence MTRPRRFRALAAVTTATAFVLLSTAPAHADAIRDQQWGLDALHTGAAWQTTKGKGITVAVLDTGVDGEHPDLDGQVLPGKDLVGFGAERGDRSWALHGTAMAGIIAGRGNGPGQGDGVLGVAPEAKILPVRVILESGDPSRSKARESRGTALADGIRWAADHGADVINLSLGDDSESAHPEPGEDAAVQYALAKGVSVVASAGNSGDKGDRASYPAAYPGVIAAAAVDKYGTHAAFSTRRWYATVSAPGVDIVVANPDGHYYIEWGTSAASAYVSGAVALVRAAHPGLSPAQIKTLLTDTAGNAPEGGRDDARGYGLVDPAAAIAAGAEPRPDGLGARAAEVGHDKRYFGSGPDPEEGEEKPAGWLAPSAGGLGAVLLALAVVLWRGRDNGGRPGGADTAAPGHSPFPTGPYR; translated from the coding sequence ATGACCCGTCCCCGCCGGTTCAGGGCGCTCGCCGCCGTGACCACGGCCACCGCCTTCGTCCTGCTGTCCACCGCACCCGCCCACGCGGACGCCATCCGCGACCAGCAGTGGGGCCTGGACGCCCTCCACACCGGCGCGGCCTGGCAGACGACGAAGGGCAAGGGCATCACGGTCGCGGTCCTGGACACCGGCGTCGACGGCGAACACCCCGACCTCGACGGCCAGGTGCTCCCGGGCAAGGACCTCGTCGGCTTCGGTGCCGAGCGCGGCGACCGGTCCTGGGCCCTGCACGGCACCGCGATGGCCGGCATCATCGCCGGCCGCGGGAACGGCCCCGGACAGGGCGACGGCGTGCTCGGCGTCGCCCCGGAAGCGAAGATCCTGCCCGTGCGGGTGATCCTCGAATCCGGTGACCCGTCTCGCTCCAAGGCCCGTGAGTCACGCGGGACGGCGCTGGCCGACGGGATCCGCTGGGCGGCCGACCACGGCGCCGACGTCATCAACCTCTCCCTGGGCGACGACAGCGAGTCCGCCCACCCGGAGCCCGGTGAGGACGCCGCCGTGCAGTACGCGCTCGCCAAGGGCGTCTCCGTCGTCGCCTCGGCCGGCAACAGCGGCGACAAGGGCGACCGGGCCTCCTACCCCGCCGCCTACCCCGGTGTGATCGCCGCCGCCGCCGTCGACAAGTACGGCACCCACGCGGCCTTCTCCACCCGGCGCTGGTACGCCACCGTCAGCGCGCCCGGCGTCGACATCGTCGTCGCCAACCCCGACGGGCACTACTACATCGAGTGGGGCACCTCCGCCGCGTCGGCCTACGTCTCCGGGGCTGTCGCCCTCGTACGCGCCGCGCACCCGGGTCTCTCGCCCGCGCAGATCAAGACCCTGCTCACGGACACCGCCGGCAACGCCCCCGAGGGCGGCCGTGACGACGCCAGGGGCTACGGCCTGGTCGACCCCGCCGCGGCGATAGCGGCAGGGGCGGAGCCGCGCCCCGACGGCCTGGGCGCGCGTGCCGCCGAAGTGGGCCACGACAAGCGGTACTTCGGGTCCGGCCCCGACCCCGAGGAGGGGGAGGAGAAGCCCGCCGGGTGGCTGGCACCCTCCGCGGGCGGCCTCGGCGCCGTACTCCTCGCCCTGGCCGTCGTGCTGTGGCGCGGCAGGGACAACGGCGGGCGGCCCGGCGGCGCGGACACCGCAGCCCCCGGGCACAGCCCGTTCCCCACGGGTCCCTACCGTTGA
- a CDS encoding serine hydrolase, translating into MSRHRTRRPALSGLVTAAVVLLAGSTAGGAYMVGRPPDDAAASVAAVSSASSPPAEAGRSEEPEVDLDAELADALAPLADGADVSVAVLDTESGAGGAYGDEAYDTASIVKVDILAALLLRAQDESRELSGAEHAYAEAMIRRSDNTSATELLKVIGGEEGLDAANERLGLTTTKAAHAWGLTQTTAADQVRLMEAVSGTGSALSEASRAYLTGLMGQVEADQRWGVSAAGTGAVLKNGWMPRTTTGLWDVNSIGRVESGGHTVLVAVLSRGHATKEAGIALVESVAKAAVGVTEAGWDRTAQR; encoded by the coding sequence ATGTCCCGTCACAGAACGCGCAGGCCCGCGCTGTCCGGCCTCGTGACCGCCGCCGTCGTGCTGCTGGCCGGTTCCACCGCGGGAGGTGCGTACATGGTGGGTCGTCCGCCGGATGACGCGGCCGCCTCGGTCGCCGCCGTATCCTCCGCGTCGAGCCCGCCGGCCGAGGCGGGCCGGAGCGAGGAGCCCGAGGTGGATCTCGACGCGGAGCTGGCCGACGCGCTGGCGCCCCTGGCGGACGGTGCCGACGTGTCGGTGGCCGTGCTGGACACGGAGAGCGGCGCGGGTGGCGCGTACGGGGACGAGGCGTACGACACCGCCAGTATCGTCAAGGTCGACATCCTGGCGGCCCTGCTGCTCCGGGCGCAGGACGAGAGCCGGGAGCTCAGCGGAGCGGAACACGCGTACGCGGAGGCCATGATCCGGCGCAGCGACAACACCTCGGCCACCGAGCTGCTGAAGGTGATCGGTGGGGAGGAAGGGCTCGACGCGGCCAACGAGCGGCTGGGGCTGACCACGACGAAGGCCGCCCACGCGTGGGGGCTCACCCAGACCACGGCCGCCGACCAGGTGCGGCTGATGGAGGCGGTGTCAGGGACCGGTTCGGCACTGTCGGAAGCCTCTCGCGCGTACCTGACGGGGCTGATGGGCCAGGTCGAGGCGGACCAGCGTTGGGGGGTGTCCGCCGCGGGCACCGGCGCCGTGCTGAAGAACGGCTGGATGCCCCGGACGACGACGGGGCTGTGGGACGTCAACAGCATCGGGCGGGTGGAGAGCGGCGGGCACACCGTGCTGGTGGCGGTGCTCTCGCGCGGTCATGCGACGAAGGAGGCGGGCATCGCTCTCGTGGAGTCCGTCGCGAAGGCGGCGGTGGGCGTGACCGAGGCCGGCTGGGACCGGACCGCTCAACGGTAG
- a CDS encoding SseB family protein → MALKNIPDPGFSDDDGTASPELTAALAAWAEDRTAVGPVLAALRDARLLVPVVAVLGELEEDSEAPGGRGAGLRREKTSDMAVPTLQAGDRRALPAFTSTASLARWDPQARPVAVPLHQALQAAAHEKADTVVLDLAGPVAFELTGPALLALAENRASADPLDDPAVVGAVREAVAAEPAVLRAHLGPGTADGTLALVLAPDAVVAEAARRIADALSASEVLRARLVRGIDLALLPADAEAPGAPLFTR, encoded by the coding sequence GTGGCGCTCAAGAACATCCCGGACCCCGGTTTCTCCGACGACGACGGCACCGCCTCGCCCGAACTGACGGCGGCCCTCGCCGCCTGGGCCGAGGACCGGACGGCCGTCGGACCCGTCCTCGCGGCACTGCGCGACGCCCGGCTGCTCGTGCCGGTCGTCGCCGTGCTGGGCGAGCTCGAGGAGGACAGCGAGGCTCCTGGGGGACGGGGGGCCGGGCTGCGCCGCGAGAAGACGAGCGACATGGCGGTGCCGACGCTTCAGGCCGGCGACCGGCGCGCTCTGCCCGCCTTCACCTCCACCGCCTCGCTGGCCCGCTGGGACCCGCAGGCCCGCCCCGTCGCCGTACCCCTGCACCAGGCGCTGCAGGCCGCCGCACACGAGAAGGCGGACACGGTGGTGCTCGACCTCGCCGGGCCCGTCGCCTTCGAGCTGACCGGACCGGCGCTGCTGGCCCTGGCCGAGAACCGCGCCAGCGCCGACCCGCTCGACGACCCGGCCGTCGTCGGGGCGGTGCGGGAGGCCGTGGCCGCCGAGCCCGCGGTGCTGCGTGCCCACCTCGGCCCCGGCACGGCCGACGGCACCCTCGCACTGGTCCTCGCGCCGGACGCCGTGGTCGCGGAGGCCGCCCGCCGGATCGCCGACGCGCTCTCCGCCAGCGAGGTGCTGCGCGCCCGGCTGGTGCGCGGGATCGACCTGGCGCTGCTGCCGGCCGACGCCGAGGCTCCCGGCGCCCCCCTGTTCACCCGCTGA
- a CDS encoding DUF1844 domain-containing protein produces the protein MSDATTPSTENPGFDDMARDIAEVPAVEVIVTVAVNLMSAAAVKLGLTEEGEQHKDLDEARKLVHALAGLLDASATEISTFHASPLRDGLKSLQLAFREASLVPDEPGHGPGEKYTGPVYG, from the coding sequence ATGAGCGACGCGACCACCCCCAGCACCGAGAACCCCGGCTTCGACGACATGGCCCGCGACATCGCGGAGGTTCCCGCGGTCGAGGTGATCGTGACCGTCGCCGTCAATCTGATGAGCGCGGCAGCCGTGAAGCTCGGCCTGACCGAGGAGGGCGAGCAGCACAAGGACCTGGACGAGGCCCGCAAGCTGGTCCACGCTCTGGCCGGACTGCTCGACGCGAGCGCGACCGAGATCAGCACGTTCCACGCCTCCCCGCTGCGTGACGGCCTGAAGTCGCTGCAGCTGGCGTTCCGTGAGGCCTCGCTCGTACCGGACGAGCCCGGCCATGGCCCGGGCGAGAAGTACACCGGCCCGGTCTACGGCTGA
- the infC gene encoding translation initiation factor IF-3 has translation MKRRYAAVRQAVAWCYRGGSISAEPRINDRIRVPEVRLVGPSGEQVGIVPLAKALELAQEYDLDLVEVAATARPPVCKLMDYGKFKYESAMKAREARKNQAHTVIKEMKLRPKIDPHDYDTKKGHVVRFLKQGDKVKITIMFRGREQSRPELGFRLLQRLASDVEELGFIESNPKQDGRNMIMVLGPHKKKTEAMAEAREAQAARKAERQGPTPDAEPEGETAEAPAAAAEAPAETPSEA, from the coding sequence ATCAAGAGACGTTACGCGGCTGTCCGCCAGGCGGTCGCGTGGTGCTACCGAGGAGGATCCATCAGCGCCGAGCCCCGCATCAACGACCGGATTCGCGTTCCCGAGGTGCGACTTGTCGGTCCCAGCGGCGAGCAGGTCGGGATTGTCCCGCTTGCCAAGGCCCTGGAGCTCGCACAGGAGTACGACCTCGACCTGGTCGAGGTGGCGGCGACAGCCCGTCCCCCCGTGTGCAAGCTCATGGACTACGGGAAGTTCAAGTACGAGTCGGCCATGAAGGCCCGTGAGGCGCGCAAGAACCAGGCGCACACGGTCATCAAGGAAATGAAGCTCCGGCCGAAGATCGACCCGCACGACTACGACACCAAGAAGGGTCACGTCGTCCGGTTCCTCAAGCAGGGGGACAAGGTCAAGATCACGATCATGTTCCGTGGTCGTGAGCAGTCCCGCCCCGAGCTGGGCTTCCGACTGCTCCAGCGTCTCGCTTCGGACGTCGAGGAACTCGGCTTCATCGAGTCGAACCCGAAGCAGGACGGCCGGAACATGATCATGGTTCTGGGCCCGCACAAGAAGAAGACCGAAGCCATGGCCGAGGCCCGCGAGGCCCAGGCCGCCCGCAAGGCGGAGCGTCAGGGACCGACCCCCGACGCCGAGCCCGAGGGTGAGACCGCTGAGGCCCCGGCCGCAGCGGCCGAGGCTCCGGCCGAGACACCTTCCGAGGCGTGA
- the rpmI gene encoding 50S ribosomal protein L35, with protein MPKNKTHSGASKRFKITGSGKVLREKAGKRHLLEHKSSKKTRSLTGTVVVAPADAKKIKKLLGK; from the coding sequence ATGCCGAAGAACAAGACGCACAGCGGTGCCAGCAAGCGCTTCAAGATCACCGGCTCCGGCAAGGTGCTGCGCGAGAAGGCCGGCAAGCGCCACCTGCTCGAGCACAAGTCGTCCAAGAAGACCCGCTCGCTGACCGGCACGGTCGTCGTGGCTCCGGCCGACGCCAAGAAGATCAAGAAGCTTCTCGGCAAGTGA
- the rplT gene encoding 50S ribosomal protein L20 — MARVKRAVNAHKKRRAILEAASGYRGQRSRLYRKAKEQVTHSLVYNYNDRKKRKGDFRQLWIQRINAAARQNGMTYNRLIQGLKAANIEVDRKILAELAVNDANAFAALVEVAQKALPSDVNAPKAA, encoded by the coding sequence GTGGCACGCGTCAAGCGGGCAGTAAACGCCCACAAGAAGCGCCGGGCGATCCTCGAGGCCGCCAGCGGTTACCGCGGTCAGCGTTCGCGCCTGTACCGCAAGGCCAAGGAGCAGGTCACCCACTCCCTGGTCTACAACTACAACGACCGCAAGAAGCGCAAGGGCGACTTCCGTCAGCTCTGGATCCAGCGCATCAACGCGGCCGCCCGCCAGAACGGCATGACGTACAACCGCCTCATCCAGGGTCTGAAGGCCGCCAACATCGAGGTGGACCGCAAGATCCTGGCCGAGCTCGCGGTCAACGACGCCAACGCGTTCGCCGCCCTCGTCGAGGTCGCCCAGAAGGCCCTCCCGAGCGACGTCAACGCCCCGAAGGCCGCCTGA
- a CDS encoding RNA methyltransferase, producing the protein MGTPELISARSPRIAAARRLARRNFRGKERRFIAEGPQAVREAAAHRGGDGEPTLTELFATVEAADRYADIVDAARAAGARVHLADGDVLADVSQTVTPQGLIGVCRFLDSPFEEILAAKPTLVAVLAHVRDPGNAGTVLRCADAAGADAVVLTDASVDLYNPKSVRASVGSLFHLPVAVGVPVEEAVRGLRDAGVRILAADGAGEDDLDDELDAGTMGGPTAWVFGNEAWGLPEETRALADAVVRVPIHGKAESLNLATAAAVCLYASARAQRPRGAH; encoded by the coding sequence ATGGGCACCCCCGAACTGATCTCCGCGCGATCGCCGCGAATCGCCGCCGCACGCCGGCTGGCCAGGCGTAACTTCCGCGGCAAGGAGCGCAGGTTCATCGCCGAGGGGCCGCAGGCCGTGCGGGAGGCCGCCGCGCACCGGGGCGGCGACGGCGAGCCCACCCTCACCGAGCTCTTCGCCACCGTCGAGGCGGCCGACCGGTACGCCGACATCGTCGACGCCGCCCGTGCCGCCGGCGCCCGTGTGCACCTCGCGGACGGTGACGTGCTCGCCGACGTCTCGCAGACCGTCACGCCCCAGGGCCTGATCGGCGTCTGCCGCTTCCTGGACTCGCCCTTCGAGGAGATCCTCGCCGCGAAGCCCACCCTGGTCGCCGTCCTCGCCCACGTACGCGACCCGGGCAACGCGGGCACGGTGCTGCGCTGCGCCGACGCCGCCGGCGCGGACGCGGTCGTGCTCACCGACGCCTCCGTCGACCTCTACAACCCCAAGTCGGTCCGGGCCTCCGTCGGCTCGCTCTTCCACCTGCCGGTGGCCGTGGGCGTACCCGTGGAGGAGGCCGTGCGGGGACTCCGGGACGCCGGGGTGCGCATTCTGGCCGCCGACGGCGCGGGCGAGGACGACCTCGACGACGAGCTCGACGCCGGCACCATGGGCGGGCCCACCGCCTGGGTGTTCGGCAACGAGGCGTGGGGCCTCCCGGAGGAGACGCGCGCCCTCGCCGACGCCGTGGTCCGTGTCCCGATCCACGGCAAGGCCGAGAGCCTCAACCTCGCCACCGCCGCCGCCGTGTGCCTCTACGCCTCCGCACGGGCCCAGCGGCCGCGCGGCGCGCACTGA
- a CDS encoding PAS domain-containing sensor histidine kinase: MAVGMSRPRATHTAAVRALSDEAGVSRAAGDPATGIDPDDLPDGLVVADESGEVICFNAAAARITATSRESALGTSIDRALPLEDLKGRRWWELTDPYGGLATRVGQPERNLLLPGGREVLVSARYVRESPTGPLRRLVVSLRGTEARRRTELSHAELIATVAHELRSPLTSVKGFTATLLAKWERFTDDQKRLMLETVDADANRVTRLIAELLDISRIDSGRLELRRQPVDISAAVERHVQALVATGQAPDRFLVRTRQPLPALWADPDKVDQVLGNLLENAVRHGEGTVIIEIAPAPAPAKNDESGTAVTVSDEGPGIPEESMGRVFTRFWRGSKRGGTGLGLYIVKGIVEAHGGTITVDRAPGGGAEFRFILPVSAPAYLA, from the coding sequence ATGGCTGTCGGCATGAGCAGGCCGCGAGCGACACACACGGCCGCCGTGCGCGCCCTCTCCGACGAGGCCGGCGTGAGCCGGGCCGCCGGGGACCCCGCGACGGGCATCGACCCGGACGACCTGCCCGACGGTCTCGTCGTCGCCGACGAGAGCGGCGAGGTCATCTGCTTCAACGCGGCAGCCGCCCGGATCACCGCCACGTCCCGGGAGTCCGCGCTCGGCACCTCCATCGACCGCGCACTGCCCCTCGAGGACCTCAAGGGCCGCCGCTGGTGGGAGCTGACCGACCCCTACGGCGGGCTCGCCACCCGGGTCGGCCAGCCGGAGCGCAACCTGCTGCTCCCCGGTGGCCGCGAGGTCCTGGTCTCCGCCCGGTACGTCCGTGAGAGCCCCACCGGCCCCCTCAGGCGCCTCGTCGTGTCCCTGCGCGGCACCGAGGCACGCCGCCGCACCGAGCTCAGCCACGCCGAGCTGATCGCCACCGTCGCCCACGAGCTGCGCTCCCCGCTGACCTCGGTCAAGGGCTTCACCGCCACGCTCCTGGCCAAGTGGGAACGCTTCACCGACGACCAGAAGCGCCTGATGCTGGAGACCGTCGACGCCGACGCCAACCGCGTCACCCGGCTGATCGCCGAGCTGCTCGACATTTCCAGGATCGACTCCGGCCGCCTCGAGCTGCGCCGCCAGCCCGTGGACATCTCGGCCGCCGTCGAGCGCCACGTCCAGGCGCTCGTCGCGACCGGCCAGGCCCCCGACCGCTTCCTGGTCCGCACCCGGCAGCCGCTGCCCGCACTGTGGGCGGATCCGGACAAGGTCGACCAGGTGCTCGGCAACCTCCTGGAAAACGCGGTGCGCCACGGCGAGGGAACCGTCATCATCGAGATCGCCCCTGCGCCCGCACCGGCGAAGAACGACGAGAGCGGAACGGCAGTCACCGTGAGCGACGAAGGTCCCGGTATCCCCGAGGAGTCGATGGGCCGCGTCTTCACCCGCTTCTGGCGGGGCAGCAAGCGCGGCGGCACCGGCCTGGGCCTGTACATCGTCAAGGGCATCGTCGAGGCCCACGGCGGGACCATCACGGTCGACCGTGCACCCGGCGGCGGCGCCGAATTCCGATTTATCCTGCCCGTGAGCGCGCCCGCCTACCTGGCGTGA
- the pheS gene encoding phenylalanine--tRNA ligase subunit alpha, which yields MSAPNKSYDPVEVEALKPEEIERMRDEAFAAFAAAGDLDALAQAKTAHTGGTSPLSLANREIGALPPQAKAEAGKRVGQARGAVSKALAARQTELEAERDARVLVEEAVDVTLPYDRTPAGARHPLTTIMERVADVFVAMGYEIAEGPEVEAEWFNFDALNFVPDHPARQMQDTFFVQGTRPDGKPTEGDESGVVLRTHTSPVQARSLLSRKPPVYVVCPGRVYRTDELDATHTPVFHQIELLAVDEGLTMADLKGTLDHMVQALFGPDMKTRLRPNFFPFTEPSAEMDMVCYVCRGESVGNPDRPCRTCGSEGWIELGGCGMVNPKVLVACGVDPEKYSGFAFGFGIERMLMFRHNVEDMRDMVEGDVRFTRPFGMEI from the coding sequence ATGTCGGCACCGAACAAGTCGTACGACCCAGTCGAGGTCGAGGCACTGAAACCGGAAGAGATCGAGCGCATGCGGGACGAGGCGTTCGCCGCCTTCGCCGCCGCCGGCGACCTCGACGCGCTCGCCCAGGCGAAGACCGCGCACACCGGCGGTACCTCGCCCCTGTCGCTCGCCAACCGCGAGATCGGCGCCCTGCCGCCGCAGGCCAAGGCCGAGGCGGGCAAGCGCGTGGGCCAGGCCCGCGGCGCCGTCTCCAAGGCGCTGGCCGCCCGCCAGACCGAGCTGGAGGCCGAGCGTGACGCCCGGGTGCTGGTCGAGGAGGCGGTGGACGTCACCCTGCCCTACGACCGCACCCCGGCCGGCGCGCGCCACCCCCTGACGACCATCATGGAGCGCGTCGCCGACGTCTTCGTCGCCATGGGCTACGAAATCGCCGAGGGGCCCGAGGTCGAGGCGGAGTGGTTCAACTTCGACGCCCTGAACTTCGTCCCGGACCACCCGGCGCGGCAGATGCAGGACACCTTCTTCGTCCAGGGCACCAGGCCCGACGGGAAGCCGACCGAGGGCGACGAGTCCGGTGTCGTGCTGCGTACGCACACTTCGCCCGTCCAGGCCCGTTCGCTGCTCAGCCGCAAGCCCCCCGTCTACGTGGTCTGCCCCGGCAGGGTCTACCGCACCGACGAGCTCGACGCCACGCACACCCCGGTCTTCCACCAGATCGAGCTGCTCGCGGTCGACGAGGGCCTCACCATGGCCGACCTCAAGGGCACCCTCGACCACATGGTCCAGGCGCTCTTCGGCCCGGACATGAAGACCCGGCTGCGGCCGAACTTCTTCCCGTTCACCGAGCCGTCCGCCGAGATGGACATGGTCTGCTACGTCTGCCGCGGCGAGTCCGTCGGCAACCCGGACCGCCCCTGCCGCACCTGCGGCAGCGAGGGCTGGATCGAGCTCGGCGGCTGCGGCATGGTCAACCCGAAGGTGCTCGTCGCCTGCGGTGTGGACCCCGAGAAGTACAGCGGATTCGCCTTCGGGTTCGGCATCGAGCGGATGCTGATGTTCCGCCACAACGTAGAGGACATGCGAGACATGGTCGAGGGTGACGTCCGGTTCACCCGGCCGTTCGGGATGGAGATCTGA